Proteins encoded in a region of the Clostridium butyricum genome:
- a CDS encoding Na/Pi cotransporter family protein produces MDLVSTIVKLLGGLGLFIYGMKLMGDGLENAAGDSLKSILEKVTSNRVIAVLVGTIVTAIIQSSSATTVMVVGFVNAGLMNLSQALGVIMGANIGTTITAQLVAFKLDEIAPLFVFVGAAMVMFAKNRKHLELGNIILGFGILFTGMGIMSSAMKPLAKTPMFTQLLLAVGDNWIIGILTGLALTAVLQSSSATTGILIALASTNSITVSLAIPILFGCNIGTCVTALLASIGTNKTAHKAAFLHLTFNVLGTIIFIPFLRILGDFVVTTSTDVSRQIANAHTIFNITNTALLLPFSKYIVMFVNKVIPDDENEEKPGVKFIDDRVLETPVIAAGQVIKETIRMAHKAKENVELSMKAFIDSNEKLIEQVYKNEETINLLEEAITSYLVKLAQCNLSEKEQTIVASTLHVVIDIERIGDHAENIADLAREKINRKVKYSLDALNDLNEIYESVVKSLDISIGAYTDRNVNEAKTNFKVENQIDTYKKDYREKHIKRLYDGKCSAFEGALFLDIISDLERIGDHSNNIAQSVVENNQ; encoded by the coding sequence TTGGATTTAGTAAGCACAATAGTTAAACTTTTAGGCGGTTTAGGATTATTCATATATGGTATGAAACTCATGGGTGATGGTCTTGAAAATGCTGCTGGTGATAGTTTAAAAAGCATTCTTGAAAAAGTAACAAGTAATAGAGTTATTGCAGTGCTTGTTGGTACAATAGTTACTGCTATAATTCAAAGCAGCAGTGCTACAACTGTAATGGTTGTGGGTTTTGTAAATGCTGGTCTTATGAATTTATCTCAGGCACTTGGAGTAATTATGGGTGCAAATATTGGAACAACTATTACAGCGCAACTTGTTGCATTTAAACTTGATGAAATTGCACCTTTATTCGTATTTGTTGGTGCCGCTATGGTAATGTTTGCAAAGAATAGAAAACATCTTGAACTTGGAAATATTATATTAGGTTTTGGTATATTATTCACTGGTATGGGTATTATGAGCAGTGCAATGAAGCCACTTGCAAAGACTCCAATGTTTACTCAACTTCTGCTTGCTGTTGGTGACAACTGGATTATTGGTATACTAACAGGTCTTGCTTTAACAGCAGTCCTTCAAAGTTCATCAGCAACAACTGGAATATTAATAGCTCTTGCAAGTACAAATTCAATTACTGTATCACTTGCTATTCCTATACTCTTTGGTTGTAATATTGGAACATGTGTAACTGCGCTTTTAGCAAGTATTGGTACAAATAAAACTGCCCATAAAGCTGCTTTTCTTCATCTCACCTTTAATGTTCTTGGAACTATAATCTTTATACCATTTTTAAGAATCTTAGGTGACTTTGTAGTTACAACAAGCACTGATGTAAGTCGACAGATTGCAAATGCCCACACTATTTTTAATATTACAAACACAGCGCTACTTTTGCCATTTAGCAAATATATCGTAATGTTTGTCAATAAAGTAATACCTGATGATGAAAATGAAGAAAAACCTGGTGTTAAATTTATTGATGATAGAGTTCTCGAAACTCCTGTAATTGCTGCTGGGCAGGTAATAAAAGAAACTATTAGAATGGCTCATAAAGCAAAAGAAAATGTTGAACTATCCATGAAAGCATTTATTGATAGTAATGAAAAACTAATAGAGCAAGTATACAAAAATGAAGAAACTATAAATTTACTCGAAGAAGCCATAACAAGCTATCTTGTAAAACTTGCACAATGCAATTTATCTGAAAAAGAACAAACAATTGTGGCATCTACTCTACATGTTGTCATAGATATTGAGAGAATTGGTGATCATGCTGAAAACATTGCTGATTTAGCACGTGAAAAAATCAATAGAAAAGTTAAATACAGTTTAGATGCATTAAATGATTTAAACGAAATTTATGAATCTGTTGTAAAATCCCTAGATATTTCTATTGGTGCTTATACCGATAGAAACGTCAATGAAGCTAAAACAAACTTTAAAGTTGAAAATCAGATTGATACATATAAAAAGGACTATAGAGAAAAACATATAAAACGACTTTATGACGGTAAATGTAGTGCATTTGAAGGGGCATTATTTCTAGATATCATAAGTGATTTAGAACGAATTGGTGATCATTCTAACAATATTGCTCAAAGTGTTGTAGAAAATAATCAATAA
- a CDS encoding MgtC/SapB family protein: protein MINTYNDLMNYLRELNTVSIIVRLTLATICAGILGHERGKKKRPAGFRTHIVVCIGATMVMVTSQYMTDVLGITTDASRMGAQVISGIGFLGAGTIMVVGRNQVKGLTTAAGLWACACMGLAIGIGFYEGAIITCIYLLAVVTFLHRLDLYSRTHSKVLEVYVELQDICGVTNFINMVKSDGTKISNIEVKKNDTMERGMVGLTMTLTLARKCDHGEYLLQLNNIEGVYIAEEAL, encoded by the coding sequence ATGATTAACACGTATAATGATCTTATGAATTACTTAAGAGAATTAAATACTGTCTCAATTATTGTGAGATTGACTCTTGCAACAATATGTGCAGGAATATTAGGACATGAGAGAGGAAAAAAGAAAAGACCTGCAGGTTTTAGAACACATATTGTGGTGTGCATTGGGGCAACAATGGTTATGGTAACAAGTCAGTATATGACGGATGTTTTAGGAATAACTACAGATGCAAGCAGAATGGGAGCTCAGGTGATAAGCGGAATTGGTTTTTTAGGTGCAGGTACTATTATGGTAGTTGGACGTAATCAGGTAAAAGGACTTACTACAGCAGCTGGACTTTGGGCATGTGCATGTATGGGACTAGCTATTGGAATAGGGTTCTATGAAGGGGCAATTATTACATGTATTTATTTACTTGCTGTTGTGACTTTTTTGCATAGATTAGATTTATATTCAAGGACTCATTCAAAAGTACTTGAAGTATACGTAGAACTTCAAGATATATGTGGAGTTACAAACTTTATAAATATGGTAAAATCTGATGGGACAAAGATATCAAACATAGAAGTAAAGAAAAATGATACTATGGAAAGAGGTATGGTTGGACTTACAATGACTCTTACTCTTGCAAGAAAATGTGATCATGGAGAATATCTTCTTCAACTTAACAATATAGAGGGAGTATATATTGCTGAAGAAGCTTTATAA
- a CDS encoding ABC-F family ATP-binding cassette domain-containing protein, with the protein MNIITLENISKTYSEKVLLKDVSLGISDSDKIGLIGINGAGKSTLLKIIGGKEEFFDGTITKGKNIRIEFLDQDPDFHDDVTVIEQIFKGNTKEMQTLREYEDILNKIDKAKSDEFDKLNSRLIKIQEEIDALNLWDLESEAKTILTKLGIKNFNEKVGNLSGGQKKRIALACALITPCDLLILDEPTNHLDSDSIEWLEEFLNSRKGALLMITHDRYFLDRATNRIIELDRGTLYSYPGNYTAFLEKKMERLETEAVQEEKRDALIRNELKWVRRGAKARTTKQKARLQRFDELVNTETIKRQDDIELSFVGTRLGKKVVELYNINKSFEDKTIIKDFSYIFLRNDRIGIVGHNGAGKTTLVNILRSKLNADSGTIEIGDTVKIGCFAQDNTNMDPKMRVIDYVKEGGEYIPVEDGTKITASTMCERFLFDGNMQYTPIEKLSGGERRRLHLLRVLMESPNFLILDEPTNDLDIETLKILEDFLDKFIGVVVVVSHDRYFLDRICNKIFSYEGNGYIKGYNGNYSDFLIAKEIENAEGSISVAEEKEKPKAKGTKDRSRENKPKFTFKEQKEFETIDEDILKLEEKISTLENEMAKNSSNYGKLNELMKEKEETQSMLDEKYERWEYLNEIAEAIEEYKTNN; encoded by the coding sequence ATGAATATTATTACATTAGAAAATATAAGTAAAACCTATAGTGAAAAAGTTCTTTTAAAAGATGTATCACTAGGAATTAGTGATAGCGATAAAATAGGTTTGATAGGTATAAATGGTGCGGGAAAATCAACACTTCTAAAAATAATAGGAGGAAAAGAAGAATTCTTTGATGGAACTATAACAAAAGGTAAAAATATAAGAATTGAATTTTTAGATCAAGATCCAGATTTTCATGATGATGTAACAGTAATAGAACAGATATTTAAAGGAAATACTAAGGAAATGCAAACTCTTAGAGAGTATGAAGATATATTAAATAAAATAGATAAAGCTAAAAGCGATGAATTTGATAAATTAAACAGCAGACTTATTAAGATTCAGGAAGAAATTGATGCATTAAACTTGTGGGATCTTGAAAGTGAAGCTAAAACAATACTTACAAAGCTTGGAATAAAAAACTTTAATGAAAAAGTCGGAAATTTATCTGGAGGACAGAAAAAGAGAATAGCCCTTGCATGTGCACTTATTACACCATGTGATCTTCTTATTTTAGATGAGCCTACAAACCATCTGGATTCAGATTCTATTGAATGGCTTGAAGAATTTTTAAATAGTAGAAAAGGTGCTCTTTTAATGATAACTCATGATAGATATTTTCTTGATAGAGCTACAAATAGAATAATTGAACTTGATCGTGGAACTCTTTACTCATATCCAGGAAATTACACAGCATTCCTTGAAAAGAAAATGGAAAGGCTGGAAACAGAAGCAGTTCAAGAAGAAAAGAGAGATGCCTTAATAAGAAATGAATTGAAATGGGTAAGGCGTGGTGCTAAAGCAAGAACTACAAAACAAAAAGCAAGACTTCAAAGATTTGATGAACTTGTTAATACTGAAACAATTAAAAGACAAGATGACATAGAATTATCTTTTGTAGGAACAAGACTTGGAAAAAAAGTTGTAGAATTATACAATATAAACAAATCATTTGAAGATAAAACTATTATAAAAGACTTTAGTTATATTTTCTTAAGAAATGACAGAATAGGTATTGTTGGTCACAACGGTGCAGGGAAAACCACTTTAGTAAATATATTAAGAAGCAAACTTAATGCAGATAGCGGAACTATTGAAATAGGAGATACTGTTAAAATAGGATGTTTTGCTCAAGATAATACAAACATGGATCCTAAAATGAGAGTTATAGATTATGTTAAAGAAGGTGGCGAATACATTCCCGTAGAAGATGGAACAAAGATTACTGCATCTACAATGTGTGAAAGATTCTTATTTGATGGGAATATGCAGTATACACCTATTGAAAAATTATCTGGAGGAGAAAGAAGAAGACTTCATCTTTTAAGAGTATTAATGGAATCTCCAAACTTTTTAATTCTTGATGAACCTACAAATGATCTTGATATTGAAACATTAAAAATTCTTGAAGATTTTCTAGACAAATTTATAGGTGTAGTTGTTGTTGTATCCCATGATAGATATTTTCTTGATAGAATCTGTAATAAGATATTCTCTTATGAGGGAAATGGCTATATAAAAGGTTATAATGGTAATTATAGTGATTTTCTTATTGCAAAGGAAATTGAAAATGCAGAAGGCAGCATTTCAGTGGCAGAAGAGAAAGAAAAGCCTAAAGCAAAAGGAACAAAAGACAGAAGCAGAGAAAATAAGCCTAAATTTACATTTAAAGAGCAGAAGGAATTTGAAACTATAGATGAAGACATTTTAAAATTAGAAGAAAAAATTTCAACTCTTGAAAATGAAATGGCTAAAAATTCATCAAATTATGGAAAGCTAAATGAGCTTATGAAAGAAAAAGAAGAAACTCAAAGTATGCTTGATGAAAAATATGAAAGATGGGAATACTTAAATGAAATTGCAGAAGCAATTGAGGAATATAAAACTAATAATTAA
- the fba gene encoding class II fructose-1,6-bisphosphate aldolase — translation MLVSAKEMLNKAREGKYAVGQFNINNLEWTKAVLLTAQENNSPVILGVSEGAGKYMCGYKTIVGMVNGMLEELNITVPVALHLDHGSYEGCYKAMEAGFSSVMFDGSHYPIAENIEKTKELVAKTAEKGLSLEAEVGSIGGEEDGVVGRGEVADPQECKQIADLGVTMLAAGIGNIHGKYPENWQGLAFDALEEINKACGVMPLVLHGGTGIPEDMIKKAISLGVSKINVNTECQLYFQEATRKYIEAGKDLEGKGFDPRKLLNPGFEAIKTIVKEKMELFGSIDRA, via the coding sequence ATGTTAGTATCAGCAAAAGAAATGCTAAACAAAGCTAGAGAAGGAAAATATGCTGTTGGTCAATTCAACATCAACAACTTAGAATGGACTAAAGCAGTTTTATTAACAGCTCAAGAAAATAATTCACCAGTTATCTTAGGTGTATCTGAAGGTGCTGGAAAATACATGTGTGGTTATAAGACAATAGTTGGAATGGTTAACGGAATGTTAGAAGAATTAAACATCACTGTTCCAGTTGCTTTACACTTAGATCACGGTAGCTACGAAGGATGCTACAAAGCAATGGAAGCTGGATTCTCTTCAGTAATGTTCGATGGATCTCACTATCCAATAGCTGAAAACATAGAAAAAACTAAGGAATTAGTTGCTAAGACTGCTGAAAAAGGATTATCTTTAGAAGCTGAAGTTGGTTCAATCGGTGGAGAAGAAGACGGTGTAGTTGGAAGAGGAGAAGTTGCTGATCCTCAAGAATGTAAACAAATCGCTGATTTAGGAGTTACAATGTTAGCTGCTGGTATCGGAAATATCCACGGTAAATACCCAGAAAACTGGCAAGGACTTGCTTTTGATGCTTTAGAAGAAATCAACAAAGCTTGTGGAGTTATGCCATTAGTATTACACGGTGGTACTGGAATTCCAGAAGACATGATCAAGAAAGCTATATCATTAGGAGTTTCTAAGATCAATGTTAACACTGAATGTCAATTATACTTCCAAGAAGCTACAAGAAAATATATTGAAGCTGGAAAAGACTTAGAAGGTAAAGGATTCGATCCAAGAAAATTATTAAATCCAGGATTTGAAGCTATAAAGACTATCGTAAAAGAAAAAATGGAATTATTCGGTTCTATAGACAGAGCTTAA
- a CDS encoding DEAD/DEAH box helicase: MIKQVLMDKFNKNITSSVMRSANDVLRNDLIKDVTNTLDKDTITIKSTVISESLLSEYSCKIIFDIKTMDIIGTYCSCADYEKNEFKKENYCCKHLAASFYEFVNNASCDEKLSEILNGRIKENKKNKTMENEILNTLIDERENILKFEVILSKNHWSSKLQAEFKLGLRNKKMYVIKDLNHFLVSMFNNVPIKYGKDFTFNIKEQKFSYEDSRLIKFICNLKRFSENNTSVRRQDKIIDGKLMTIPSIMLKEFLSIVKKNRIFLGDGFFYRILECDVIEGDIPVSFSLKSASHEISLEVLDIMPEPLSDNNDVFMFGTSLYIPSIEQCERLEPYLKIFNKTRKVVFDKNDEETILRKLIPNIQKTSSQLILSQSIRKKIISGPVNFRFYFDKERENVSLQYKVSYEGHEFNFFEEYKDKIIYRDTQKENEVYNILKNLGFDEVNEKFYLLKDDDEIFKFFKYEIEKLQRYGEVFYSERFKGIRSIKKSDFKGEVRKGKFDYFELKFKLTNIHEDEVTKILRSFRDNVKYYKLENGEYLDLEEEALKEALNLIDSLVINEEFDDNIVLIPLSKGAYVEDYLDNKNFRYIKTCDEMKDLKIKLNNIENKTFQMPYGILAKLRDYQKQGYNWLRTLDYLGFGGILADEMGLGKTLQTITFILSKANSKTLIVAPTSLIYNWLSEFKKFAPSLKVLICNGTPDERKKYIENYKDYDVIITTYNMLRNDLEHYDMFFDYCILDEAQNIKNYNSLNAKCVKKIKSRVRFALTGTPVENSLMELWSIFDFIMPGYLYDEKRFTTRYFRRLEESPEILEEIHKMVKPFILRRLKKNVIKELPDKIEKIMNIPLSDEQKIVYETYAEYAKNLIQKKVESDEFKKSKIEILSYVTKLRQICLDPSVIMDNYNGTSGKIDALIELLEQSIEGDHKVLVFSQFTSVLKNISTILKENNMSYCYLDGSMTSSERMKMVNEFNDGNKNIFLISLKAGGTGLNLTSADIVIHFDPWWNPAVEDQATDRAHRLGQKNVVEVIKLIASGTIEEKIIDLQNSKRELIDKVLSDDLSADVFVNKLNDDEILQLFN, translated from the coding sequence TTGATTAAACAAGTATTAATGGACAAATTTAATAAAAATATAACTTCTTCAGTAATGAGATCTGCTAATGATGTTCTTAGAAATGACCTTATTAAAGATGTCACAAACACTTTAGATAAAGATACTATTACTATAAAGTCTACTGTTATTTCAGAGAGTCTTCTTAGTGAATATAGCTGTAAGATTATATTTGACATAAAAACTATGGATATAATTGGCACATACTGTAGCTGTGCTGACTATGAGAAAAATGAATTTAAAAAAGAAAATTATTGCTGTAAACATCTTGCTGCAAGTTTTTATGAATTCGTAAATAATGCCTCTTGTGATGAAAAACTATCTGAGATTTTAAATGGAAGAATAAAAGAAAATAAAAAAAATAAAACTATGGAAAATGAAATTCTTAATACACTTATAGATGAAAGAGAAAATATTTTAAAATTTGAAGTTATTTTAAGTAAAAATCACTGGTCATCAAAATTACAGGCTGAATTTAAACTAGGTCTTAGAAATAAGAAAATGTATGTTATTAAGGACTTAAATCACTTTCTTGTTTCTATGTTTAATAATGTTCCTATAAAATATGGTAAAGATTTTACTTTTAATATAAAAGAACAAAAATTTTCTTATGAAGATAGCAGGCTCATTAAATTTATATGCAATTTGAAAAGATTTAGTGAAAACAATACAAGTGTAAGAAGACAAGATAAAATTATCGATGGAAAACTAATGACAATACCATCGATAATGTTGAAAGAATTTTTATCTATAGTCAAGAAAAATAGAATATTTTTAGGTGATGGATTTTTTTACAGAATACTTGAATGTGATGTAATAGAAGGTGATATTCCTGTATCATTTTCTTTGAAATCAGCATCACATGAAATAAGTTTAGAAGTTTTAGATATTATGCCAGAGCCATTAAGCGATAATAACGATGTATTTATGTTTGGAACATCTTTATATATTCCATCTATAGAACAATGTGAGAGACTTGAACCTTATTTGAAAATATTCAATAAAACAAGGAAAGTAGTTTTTGATAAGAATGATGAGGAGACAATCTTAAGAAAACTTATACCTAATATACAAAAGACTTCTTCTCAGCTGATCTTATCACAAAGTATAAGGAAGAAAATAATTTCAGGTCCAGTTAATTTCAGGTTTTACTTTGACAAAGAGAGAGAAAATGTATCTCTTCAGTATAAAGTATCTTATGAAGGACATGAGTTCAACTTTTTCGAAGAATACAAAGATAAGATTATATATAGAGATACCCAAAAAGAAAATGAAGTTTATAATATTCTAAAAAATCTTGGTTTTGATGAAGTAAATGAGAAATTTTATCTTCTAAAAGATGATGATGAAATATTCAAATTTTTTAAATATGAAATAGAAAAGCTTCAAAGATATGGTGAAGTATTTTATTCAGAAAGATTCAAAGGAATAAGATCTATTAAAAAATCCGACTTCAAAGGAGAAGTGCGTAAAGGAAAATTTGACTACTTTGAATTAAAATTTAAACTTACCAATATACACGAAGATGAAGTTACAAAAATATTACGAAGCTTTAGAGATAATGTAAAGTATTATAAACTTGAAAATGGTGAATATCTCGATTTAGAGGAAGAGGCTCTTAAGGAAGCTTTAAATCTTATAGACAGTCTTGTTATAAATGAAGAATTTGATGATAATATAGTCTTAATTCCTTTAAGTAAAGGAGCATACGTTGAAGATTATCTTGATAATAAGAACTTCAGATACATAAAAACATGTGATGAGATGAAAGATCTTAAGATTAAGCTGAATAATATTGAAAATAAGACATTCCAGATGCCTTATGGTATTTTAGCTAAATTAAGAGATTATCAAAAGCAGGGCTATAATTGGCTTAGAACTCTTGATTATCTTGGATTTGGAGGTATTCTTGCAGATGAAATGGGGCTTGGAAAAACTCTTCAGACAATTACGTTTATATTGTCAAAAGCCAATTCAAAAACATTAATAGTTGCACCCACTTCATTGATTTATAATTGGCTAAGTGAATTTAAAAAATTTGCACCTTCATTAAAGGTTCTAATATGCAATGGTACTCCAGATGAGAGAAAAAAATATATTGAAAATTATAAAGACTATGATGTTATAATAACTACATATAATATGCTTAGAAATGACCTTGAACATTATGATATGTTTTTTGATTACTGCATACTAGATGAAGCACAGAATATAAAAAATTATAATTCATTAAATGCAAAATGTGTTAAAAAAATAAAGAGCAGAGTGAGATTTGCCCTTACAGGAACTCCAGTAGAAAATTCACTTATGGAGCTTTGGTCAATTTTTGATTTTATAATGCCAGGTTATTTATATGATGAAAAAAGATTTACCACAAGATACTTCAGAAGACTGGAAGAAAGTCCAGAAATACTTGAAGAGATTCATAAGATGGTAAAACCATTTATATTACGAAGACTTAAGAAAAATGTTATAAAGGAATTACCAGATAAAATTGAAAAAATAATGAATATTCCACTTTCAGATGAACAAAAAATTGTATATGAAACTTATGCAGAATATGCAAAGAATCTGATACAAAAGAAAGTTGAAAGTGATGAATTTAAAAAGAGTAAAATAGAGATACTATCATATGTTACAAAGCTACGTCAGATATGTCTTGACCCATCTGTAATAATGGATAATTATAATGGTACAAGTGGGAAAATTGATGCACTTATTGAACTTTTGGAACAAAGTATAGAAGGAGATCATAAAGTTCTTGTATTTTCACAATTTACTTCAGTTCTGAAAAATATAAGTACCATATTAAAAGAAAATAATATGAGTTACTGTTATTTAGATGGTTCCATGACAAGCAGCGAAAGAATGAAAATGGTAAATGAATTTAATGATGGAAATAAAAATATATTTCTTATTTCATTGAAGGCTGGAGGAACTGGATTGAATCTTACAAGCGCAGATATTGTAATTCATTTTGATCCATGGTGGAATCCAGCAGTAGAAGATCAAGCAACTGACAGAGCACATAGATTGGGGCAGAAAAATGTAGTTGAAGTTATTAAGCTTATAGCAAGTGGAACAATAGAGGAAAAAATCATTGATCTTCAGAACTCTAAAAGAGAACTTATAGATAAAGTACTTAGTGATGACTTAAGTGCTGATGTATTTGTAAATAAACTCAATGATGACGAGATTCTTCAACTGTTTAACTGA
- a CDS encoding DUF342 domain-containing protein, producing MSGKLSGMLAKTLDKHFSNIIKVINEKENYDNAADNNYDSSSETTENIDDIYIDDEQNNVSLYGIGVENEKIIIKSNFDEESTPFTIMTCEGIKLYINEELCREDTKYNVTEADKIRTVSETVEGKRNINISISKDSMEAYVDISYTPEYIFKLKDMNFKSDLKLKATKEKNGFLPKYTVTEIMNELGRNGVKYGLIKENILRASLEESVKKLLVARGNHPIDDKPLEVKILFDIGDKTHFKSESMEKIDYKNVYSISSVECNEVLAEIIPERLGQNGKNIKGEIIKKKGAKSKPVKAGDGCKIENNKVIATRDGRPSSKNGILSVNNVYSVKNVDMKSGNINFLGDVQIDGSVGLGMAVKAGNSLIIKNDVDNASVVAGGEININGNVINSKIYTGQVDIEKKEYLDILNVYKREVEKLIEGVKKINDSSNSKKRICDIARILIESRHKDIPKLSLNIISRCIKLHDEVDNQLIDFLRCKVMGLNISNLKTMKDLEYLLDLIEEEIDYYNDDMIIQSDIYVGYLQDSLVKSTGNIFVTGKGEYITNLIALKNIEFLNKDAVARGGVISAKGDVKLGTVGSIAGVSTRIEVPKDGIVTAEVAYSNTIFMFGKRSKVLEEDSRNFKAYMDKDGEIIFEKFKL from the coding sequence ATGAGCGGTAAATTAAGCGGAATGTTAGCAAAAACATTGGACAAGCATTTTAGCAATATAATCAAAGTAATAAATGAAAAAGAAAATTATGATAATGCCGCAGATAATAATTATGATAGTTCATCTGAGACAACAGAAAATATTGATGATATTTACATAGATGATGAACAAAATAATGTGAGCTTGTATGGAATTGGAGTAGAAAATGAAAAAATTATAATTAAGAGTAATTTTGATGAAGAAAGTACACCATTTACTATTATGACATGTGAAGGAATAAAACTCTATATAAATGAAGAATTGTGCCGTGAAGATACTAAATATAATGTAACTGAAGCAGATAAAATACGTACTGTAAGTGAAACAGTAGAGGGAAAACGTAATATAAATATAAGTATATCTAAGGATTCAATGGAAGCATATGTTGATATAAGCTATACTCCAGAATATATTTTTAAACTTAAAGATATGAACTTCAAAAGTGACTTAAAACTAAAGGCCACAAAAGAAAAGAATGGTTTTTTACCTAAGTATACTGTTACAGAAATAATGAATGAATTGGGTAGAAATGGAGTTAAATATGGATTAATAAAGGAAAATATATTAAGAGCAAGTTTGGAAGAAAGTGTAAAAAAATTATTAGTTGCAAGAGGAAATCACCCAATAGATGATAAGCCTCTAGAAGTGAAAATATTATTTGATATTGGAGATAAGACACATTTCAAGAGTGAATCAATGGAAAAAATTGATTATAAAAATGTATATTCAATAAGTAGTGTAGAATGTAATGAAGTTTTAGCTGAAATTATCCCTGAAAGGCTAGGACAAAATGGGAAAAATATAAAGGGTGAAATAATTAAGAAAAAAGGTGCAAAGAGTAAACCAGTAAAAGCTGGTGATGGATGTAAAATTGAAAATAATAAAGTTATCGCAACTAGAGATGGTAGACCTTCATCTAAAAATGGTATTTTAAGTGTAAATAATGTTTATAGCGTAAAGAATGTTGATATGAAATCAGGAAATATTAATTTCTTAGGTGATGTTCAAATAGATGGAAGTGTTGGTCTTGGAATGGCTGTAAAGGCTGGAAATTCGTTGATAATAAAAAATGATGTGGATAATGCCTCTGTAGTAGCTGGAGGAGAAATAAATATTAACGGTAATGTAATTAATTCAAAAATATATACAGGACAGGTTGATATTGAAAAAAAGGAATATTTGGATATACTAAATGTTTATAAAAGAGAAGTAGAGAAACTTATTGAGGGTGTAAAAAAAATAAATGATTCTTCAAATAGTAAGAAAAGAATTTGTGATATAGCAAGGATATTAATAGAGAGTAGACATAAAGATATTCCTAAATTATCATTAAATATAATAAGTAGGTGTATAAAGCTTCATGATGAAGTTGATAATCAATTGATTGATTTTTTACGATGCAAGGTCATGGGATTGAATATTTCTAATCTTAAAACAATGAAAGATTTGGAATATTTATTAGACCTTATTGAAGAAGAAATTGATTATTATAATGATGATATGATTATTCAAAGTGATATTTATGTTGGATATTTGCAAGATTCTCTTGTTAAATCTACAGGAAATATATTTGTAACAGGAAAAGGCGAGTATATTACAAATCTTATAGCTTTAAAAAATATTGAATTTTTAAATAAAGATGCTGTTGCAAGAGGGGGAGTTATATCTGCAAAAGGTGATGTAAAGCTTGGAACAGTAGGAAGTATTGCAGGAGTGTCAACAAGGATAGAAGTACCTAAAGATGGTATTGTAACGGCTGAAGTGGCATATTCAAATACAATTTTTATGTTTGGTAAACGTTCTAAGGTTTTAGAAGAAGATAGCAGAAATTTTAAAGCTTATATGGATAAAGATGGAGAAATAATTTTTGAAAAATTCAAATTATAA